One stretch of Maylandia zebra isolate NMK-2024a linkage group LG13, Mzebra_GT3a, whole genome shotgun sequence DNA includes these proteins:
- the fam83b gene encoding protein FAM83B, giving the protein MESPEFSLLSSLRGEFKSEDFIQPHYKESYRLAIDRLVNGGRDSYQEFLKGERLGSFLSEDEILFITGNAEQLPPQTQTEEIKDPSDTKSSSGTYWPMHSDVETPNLDLGWPEVLHEMLQTNIDLLFHPPRLNSPTIKEVIRKHIQDARQVIAIVMDVFTDVDIFKEAVDASIRGVPVYVLLDDYHLKSFLTMAENQDVKLQQLRNMRVRTVKGQDYRCRLGAKFHGAMEQKFLLADCHTAIYGSYSFTWSFEKINLSMVQIITGHLVKSYDEEFRTLYARSIVPPELCPPEGLLQRNGSLGQQILPNCHSAPNLQRRDMLRQSLDTVYRKTRERNLGQRDYEERLFEEEDYKLRPLMENGIGVQEFQSVEEMNFFKRHSYAGERQDGHESIPQNIKPRGSNWNISRDGANNYAMNNYLQVPQIHRSHNLQSYNGNDKRVLSKQQNMPTLENMSKSYMRTLRIESYLNNPDVPFGDSCDYLDQFEQLDKASPFMQGGMRSSLALRPTVQEQMEANRYLHTSSSLSPTKNSHLHYSSMQWTPTGAGYDTGRNPYHSYANLSRAKDRQIITNPNIFSDNWVKRHSVADPRSSTHESSNHMYNAFVRMQEGQSEAAMTALNGGHGSNLNEDQRSVSHYDVKSMTSTKSPSGPIWQEPPARVLSAAALDVKSKDLTDKSNRTGAKKITSLLNIQEKKENSIRNSKTPSLTSADSSDTLTAEDEEKTSVIEQKHLPSRSISLSYSSERQRNNVEGIKSLKSRFQAEKEQQPPQSALSKTTTQKKPSIFDKNTRPGFHSSSWSKDRGGENRLSSRFEPFGSSEKKTSLRTPHSFRIKPSQEKSKSLPKGEAAIELNSTQAASGHHENKLEKFFQRVGNFIHKNK; this is encoded by the exons ATGGAGTCTCCAGAGTTTTCCCTGTTGTCCTCCTTGCGAGGTGAATTTAAATCAGAGGATTTCATTCAGCCTCACTATAAGGAGTCGTATCGGCTGGCAATTGATCGCTTGGTGAATGGCGGCAGAGACAGTTACCAGGAGTTCTTAAAAGGAGAACGGCTCGGGAGCTTTCTCTCCGAAGATGAGATCCTCTTCATCACTGGAAATGCAGAACAGCTCCCACCTCAAACCCAGACCGAGGAAATCAAAGATCCCTCGGATACCAAATCATCCTCTGGGACATATTGGCCCATGCACTCAGATGTGGAAACGCCAAATCTGGACTTAGGGTGGCCGGAGGTTTTGCATGAAATGTTACAGACTAATATAGATCTGCTCTTTCATCCACCGAGACTAAACAGCCCAACAATTAAAGAAGTCATCCGGAAGCACATTCAGGATGCAAGACAG GTCATTGCCATTGTAATGGACGTGTTTACTGATGTGGATATATTCAAAGAAGCCGTCGACGCTTCAATACGGGGAGTCCCGGTTTATGTGCTTTTGGATGATTACCATTTGAAAAGTTTCCTGACAATGGCTGAAAACCAAGATGTGAAACTCCAACAACTGAGA AACATGAGGGTGCGCACCGTGAAAGGTCAGGATTACCGCTGTCGATTAGGAGCTAAATTTCATGGTGCAATGGAGCAGAAGTTTCTTTTAGCTGACTGTCACACAGCAATTTACGGCTCATACAG tttcaCCTGGTCATTTGAGAAGATCAATCTGAGCATGGTTCAGATCATCACAGGACATCTGGTGAAGTCCTACGATGAGGAGTTTCGAACCCTCTATGCCCGATCGATCGTGCCACCTGAACTGTGTCCTCCAGAGGGTTTGCTCCAACGAAACGGGTCACTTGGGCAACAGATTTTACCAAACTGTCATTCTGCTCCAAATCTTCAGCGGAGGGACATGTTGAGGCAAAGTCTGGACACAGTCTATCGGAAGACTCGTGAGAGGAACCTTGGTCAAAGAGATTATGAAGAGAGGCTGTTTGAAGAGGAAGATTACAAACTTAGACCCTTGATGGAAAATGGCATTGGTGTTCAGGAATTTCAATCGGTGGAGGAGATGAACTTCTTCAAAAGGCACAGCTATGCTGGAGAGAGGCAAGATGGACACGAATCCATCCCACAGAACATCAAGCCTAGAGGGAGCAACTGGAATATCTCTAGAGATGGAGCAAACAACTATGCTATGAATAATTATTTACAAGTGCCACAGATACACAGAAGTCACAATTTGCAGTCTTACAACGGAAATGACAAACGAGTTCTATCCAAGCAGCAGAACATGCCAACATTGGAGAATATGTCCAAGTCCTATATGCGTACATTGAGGATCGAGTCATATCTTAATAATCCTGATGTCCCATTTGGGGACTCTTGTGACTATTTAGACCAGTTTGAACAACTGGACAAAGCTAGCCCGTTCATGCAGGGAGGGATGAGGTCCTCTCTTGCTCTCAGGCCAACCGTACAAGAACAAATGGAGGCAAACAGATATCTACATACTTCTAGTAGTCTTAGCCCCACAAAAAACAGTCATTTACACTACTCATCCATGCAATGGACTCCAACAGGAGCAGGCTATGATACAGGTAGAAACCCTTATCATTCATATGCCAACCTGAGCCGAGCTAAAGACAGGCAAATAATCACAAACCCTAACATTTTCAGTGACAACTGGGTCAAAAGGCACAGTGTGGCAGATCCGAGATCAAGCACACACGAATCATCAAATCACATGTACAATGCTTTTGTAAGGATGCAAGAAGGCCAAAGTGAAGCAGCAATGACTGCACTGAATGGAGGACATGGGTCAAATCTAAATGAAGATCAGAGATCTGTCTCCCATTATGATGTCAAGAGCATGACAAGCACAAAGAGTCCCAGTGGCCCCATTTGGCAGGAGCCACCGGCCCGGGTTTTGTCAGCAGCAGCCCTGGATGTGAAAAGCAAGGATTTGACTGATAAATCAAACCGCACAGGTGCTAAGAAAATCACATCTTTGCTGAACAtacaagagaaaaaagagaattcAATTAGGAACTCAAAAACACCAAGTCTCACGTCAGCGGACAGCTCAGACACTCTGACTGCTGAGGATGAGGAGAAAACATCAGTTATAGAACAAAAACATCTCCCAAGCAGAAGCATTTCTCTCAGTTACTCCTCAGAGCGCCAGAGGAACAACGTGGAGGGCATAAAATCTTTAAAATCGCGATTCCAAGCTGAGAAAGAACAACAACCTCCGCAGAGCGCTCTCTCCAAAACCACCACACAGAAGAAACCCAGCATTTTTGACAAAAACACAAGGCCTGGATTTCACTCAAGCAGCTGGAGCAAAGACCGAGGAGGTGAGAATCGCCTGTCGAGCAGATTTGAGCCTTTCGGCTCATCGGAAAAGAAAACCTCTCTACGCACTCCACACAGCTTCAGAATCAAACCGTCCCAGGAGAAGTCCAAAAGCCTTCCAAAAGGCGAGGCAGCTATTGAACTCAACAGCACTCAGGCTGCCAGTGGACATCATGAAAACAAGCTGGAGAAATTCTTTCAAAGAGTGGGAAATTTTATACACAAGAACAAGTAG